The Polycladomyces zharkentensis genome includes a window with the following:
- a CDS encoding fumarylacetoacetate hydrolase family protein: protein MKLVRYLYQKQIRHGIVRGNAIHPITGSLYETWKETGEPVAVEDVQLLAPLIPNKLIGIGLNYAAHAEETGKPLPDEPMMFMISPTAVIGPEASIVLPNVDDRIDHEAELAVVIGKRGKNIPAERATNYILGYTCANDVSNRVLQKKDGQFTRAKSFDSFKPLGPVIETELDPSDLEVVCRVNGDVRQKGRTSDLIHSVPELIAHISSVFPLEPGDVILTGTPSGVGPLSPGDQVEVEVEGIGVLANRVLGPLEHMAL from the coding sequence ATGAAACTCGTCCGATACCTTTACCAAAAACAGATCCGGCACGGCATCGTGCGCGGGAATGCGATTCACCCGATCACAGGCTCTCTGTATGAAACATGGAAGGAAACGGGTGAGCCGGTTGCGGTAGAGGATGTCCAATTGTTAGCGCCGCTCATTCCCAACAAACTGATCGGTATCGGTCTCAACTATGCCGCACACGCGGAGGAGACCGGCAAGCCTCTTCCGGATGAGCCGATGATGTTCATGATCTCCCCCACCGCGGTGATCGGACCGGAGGCGTCGATTGTGTTGCCCAATGTGGATGACCGAATCGACCATGAGGCGGAACTCGCCGTGGTGATCGGAAAAAGAGGCAAGAACATCCCTGCAGAACGTGCGACGAATTATATATTGGGGTATACTTGTGCCAACGATGTTTCCAATCGGGTCCTGCAGAAGAAGGACGGACAATTTACTCGCGCCAAGTCATTCGACTCATTCAAACCGCTCGGCCCGGTCATCGAGACGGAACTGGACCCGTCCGATCTGGAAGTGGTCTGCCGCGTCAACGGTGATGTCCGGCAAAAGGGGAGAACGTCCGATCTGATCCATTCCGTCCCGGAGTTAATCGCACACATTTCGTCGGTTTTTCCGCTGGAACCCGGTGACGTGATTCTGACCGGGACGCCGAGCGGTGTCGGTCCGCTTTCACCGGGGGATCAAGTGGAGGTGGAAGTGGAAGGGATCGGTGTGCTCGCCAACCGTGTATTGGGACCGTTGGAGCACATGGCGCTTTGA
- a CDS encoding YktB family protein: MMFPGFTDHDFDVFAIPGLEPRMEALRAQIRPKLAAIGEAVAPLLEQMIGEPCYVHVAKHARRTVNPPDETWVAWSTSKRGYKAYPHFQVGLRQSQAFIMFALIEECKSKSAFARSLLEQLDEVWPTVPDGFVISEDHTRPETTAKRDLGRDGIRRVLERLEKVKKAEFLCGVLLDRHDPVVQDGQAFLRSVQTTFQQLMPLYRLAETAGH; the protein is encoded by the coding sequence TTGATGTTTCCCGGATTTACCGATCACGATTTTGACGTGTTTGCCATACCCGGGCTGGAGCCGAGAATGGAGGCATTGAGAGCGCAAATCCGGCCCAAATTGGCGGCGATCGGAGAAGCGGTGGCCCCGTTGTTGGAGCAAATGATCGGCGAACCCTGTTACGTGCATGTGGCGAAGCACGCCCGCCGCACCGTCAACCCGCCGGATGAAACATGGGTGGCCTGGTCAACCAGCAAACGCGGTTACAAAGCGTATCCCCATTTCCAAGTCGGTCTGAGGCAATCGCAAGCGTTCATCATGTTTGCCTTGATTGAGGAATGCAAAAGCAAAAGCGCGTTTGCACGCAGCCTTCTGGAGCAACTGGATGAGGTGTGGCCGACGGTACCGGACGGATTTGTCATATCGGAAGACCATACGCGCCCGGAAACCACAGCGAAGCGTGATTTGGGGCGGGATGGAATACGCCGTGTATTGGAGCGGTTGGAAAAGGTGAAAAAAGCGGAGTTTCTGTGCGGTGTCCTGCTGGACCGTCACGATCCGGTCGTTCAGGACGGCCAAGCGTTTCTCCGTTCGGTGCAAACGACGTTTCAACAGCTTATGCCGCTGTACCGTTTGGCGGAAACGGCCGGGCACTGA
- a CDS encoding 2-oxoacid:ferredoxin oxidoreductase subunit beta, translating into MATMKDFRTKNKPTWCPGCGDFTVLAALQKAVAELGLEPEQVALVSGIGCSGKISQYFNSYGFHSLHGRSLPTATGVKLANQDLTVIAAGGDGDGYGIGMGHFVHTVRRNIDITYIVMDNHIYGLTTGQTSPTSDRGFRSKTSPQGAAEEPVKAVETAIVNGASFVAQAFSGDVKQMTHIFKEAISHKGFALVNCFSPCVTFNKVNTYEWFKEQLVNVDELEDYQPEDVDHALRVLAETKGTVTGILYKQKRPVYHEVMSGASDVAAAKLDLRLPKEEQQALLQSFR; encoded by the coding sequence ATGGCAACCATGAAGGACTTCCGAACGAAAAACAAGCCGACGTGGTGTCCGGGTTGCGGGGATTTCACTGTCTTGGCCGCTCTGCAGAAAGCTGTAGCCGAGTTGGGATTGGAGCCGGAACAAGTAGCCTTGGTGTCCGGAATCGGATGTTCGGGGAAAATATCCCAATACTTCAACAGCTACGGTTTTCACAGCTTGCACGGAAGGTCTTTGCCCACGGCTACCGGTGTGAAACTGGCCAACCAGGATCTGACGGTAATCGCCGCCGGTGGAGACGGGGATGGCTACGGCATTGGCATGGGTCATTTTGTCCACACGGTCCGCCGCAATATCGACATTACCTACATCGTGATGGACAACCACATTTATGGGTTGACCACCGGTCAAACTTCACCGACCAGTGATCGGGGTTTCCGTTCCAAAACCTCGCCGCAAGGTGCCGCCGAAGAGCCGGTCAAAGCAGTGGAAACGGCGATCGTGAACGGTGCCAGCTTCGTGGCCCAGGCGTTTTCCGGCGACGTGAAACAGATGACCCATATTTTCAAAGAGGCAATCAGCCATAAAGGATTTGCGCTGGTCAACTGTTTCAGCCCGTGCGTCACCTTCAACAAAGTCAATACGTATGAATGGTTCAAAGAACAATTGGTCAACGTGGATGAGTTGGAGGATTATCAACCGGAAGACGTCGATCACGCCCTTCGCGTGTTGGCCGAAACGAAAGGGACGGTGACCGGCATCCTGTACAAACAAAAGCGACCGGTATACCACGAAGTGATGTCGGGAGCCAGCGATGTCGCCGCCGCCAAGTTGGATCTGCGTTTGCCGAAAGAGGAACAACAGGCCCTGTTGCAGTCGTTCCGTTGA